From the Choristoneura fumiferana chromosome 15, NRCan_CFum_1, whole genome shotgun sequence genome, the window tgataagccgaaaaaaagaaaaatttaggttaACGACGAGCGAAGCTTAGTATGAATGGTGActacaacgcacgagccgagcaagcgaagcgagcgtgccgtggcAGGGGCCGGCAAAGTGTCAGAAccaatatggcggcgtttcattatGCCTAtgaaatttcatgatctgcctaaacgtctctaggcaaatcgttaaacggtgagttttgaacgatatggcggatgtcccttagccaattcaggaaatggcgccatttcacgatatgcctaagaatttcgtgatcttTCGGATTTTACGAccggccgccgacatagataTACTcaccggcacaaaatttggcccactctgcatacaaaattgcctattactgtatacatttgaggatttttgctgctcagtatatGACGTGGTGttacaaaggaaaaattacctTGGTACGGGGCATGTGGAAAAAAAggtagctcagttatgtgagtagaatcggACCTTGAATTTGAAGCCAATGGTCAGAAGCAAACTGTAGATTTGAATGTTCTTGTGTGTGCGCGCGTATGTGCATAACTGAATTTGTATTGTGTGCGTATCGTTGTGTCCGggcgtatgtgtgtgtgtgttattactCTTTCAAGCttattaattatacttaaacttggaatagaataaaggctacttttattcgATATTTCCACGAAATTCTTGCATACgataaagtgtttacatacatacctactctaagtaagtaagtattctCGTAAGTATTCTgtgattgaaattgaaatttatcCCTCTTCAACTCAGCTATACTCATAAGTAGCTTTATATTCGTAATACCATTATATGTCAATAATGCCAGTAGGTAGAATAGCAGGCACGACCTAGGTATTTCCCAGGCTAGCTAGGGTATTTCAGTGGCTGCGGGTCATAATAACGTCGCTGGCAGTGGGCGATAGCTTACAAATCTAATTCCGGGCGTCGTGGCCACCACTGTAGCTTGGAAATAGGGATAGTATAGGCCTTGATATTTGGATGGGGCTCTGAAGCGTGTCAATAGCCGGGTGTACGGCTATTGACACGGTTacgaaaattaaagaaaatctaaaaatataaaaaaataacccatTAAGTGCCAACTGCGTAATAATGCGTAGGTTGTAGATAATGGTCGGCGCCACTTTTGAAATATTACGTAGAACTTCCacagtctttaatttttttatttttaattgatgcCAGCTACGAAATAATGCGTTAAGGTCCATTTATATTGTGGTTACCGATTGCAATTAGACCCTCATCTTCAGCAATCAATTGGTTAATATGGGTAAATTATActgggtaaaaaaaactattctagattagattagattagtcAACTagattctcaaaatatattggacacttatttttccttttgtcaATAGAACAAAAAGTTGCAAAGATGAAGCGGATCAAAGTTCGAGAGAGGAAGGCTGTGATGTGTGTTCACTGCTCCAGAGGGGCTCAACACGAGGCGCGACAGGAAATCGCCCACCGCCAGAACAATAGCCCTGCTAAACGTTATGCTAGACAAGCACCAGGATACTGACCTACTTGCTGGGAATTGGCACTCTGTGCTGGCTAGTATTGTGAAGTTTTTATccaataataatttgtaaagtaTTCAAATCCGTTTTCTATGttcattttgaaagaaagaaaagaaataaagaaaatacatttatttaacgccataaaaaacaaacataggaacaaacatagaacaaataaagacatacatgacgctaaacaggtccccactcagcataatgccacggcaagccgtggcgctgattttcagtgaggaccttatctaaaaactaacttaaaataaaaattaaaaataaaataaaacaaataaatattaaattgtatggcaacaccggcttaaacagttcaatcgtgtgccGTTGAAATGTTGAGTTTTGGTTAAGTTATTCCGGTAGGTATTGTATTCTTTATTATTCATTTGTGTTCTTTATTGATTTATATGAAGCATGTAACGTAATAGGCGTTTTGGTTTTTCATACTGTAAgcctattattgtattgttttgaataaataaataaatgtcactcCTAAATAAAATTTGTGCCTATGTGTGCTGACGTGGACCTTTAACTGGTTATAGTCTTAGCGTTAAagtttgctcgggctaaaactcgtaaATGTTTTCCCATcaaagataagaccaagctagatcgatttgtcatccccgaaaacccccacataccaaatttcatcgaaatcgttggagccgtttctgagGTCCTGAttacacaagaattgctcgtttaaaggtagatAGATTGGTGTGTAGATAGATTGACAAAAGAAGAATACATCTCCAAAAATTTTTTGATAACGTATTTgtcatttttgaacatgaatgTCATTCATATCATCGTTCATTTAATACGAACGTCTGTGTCATTTTAActgtcttaagccgagtttaggcttgcaagaaaaatcgtgcaagttgcattgcattgcggcgctcgattgaccactacaaactcgttggcttacggcctcgcaatgtaaagcaacttgcacgatttttctcgtAAGTCTGAACTCGGCTttatatcttcatattttttgtctAGGTAATCGATTAAAGAAAAAACACGTGTCTAATTATTTTCTGAAAAATGATAATCTAACTGTTGGACTAATGTAAACAATGAAATACGACTAATTATACATTTCGTTTTTGGAGttcgtaaataatattttgttctaatttttattagtaaattaTCATTACTTCTGAAACCAAagcaattaattttgtttcacgTTTCATCCTCGagataataagtaaattaacatGTAGTATCGACTTTACGGTACTGGATGCCGCGTTTTTAAGAgtatctagaaaaataaaaatatttattgtctcTGGTCACTCTTTACCATAAACAGCTCCCTTCTATTATGTCACTTTTGATTTTGCGCGAACGGATGTCGCGGCAGCTcccgatattttttttgtaataacaaTGGATAAAcagcaaaaataacaaaatacgaACGCAAGATAGAAAAgttaagaaagaaaataagaaaGAATGCAGGACGTCGGTCTAGATCACGGACGCGCTCAAGATCGCCGCTGCAGACACGTGCCGGGCCCTCTGCGCCCAGGCGGATCGTTACAGAATACGACAAAGGTAAGAATTCTGAGTTCAaggttttttttgaaaataaaaacacgtcATCATTACGTGAGCTGAGGATAAGGACAGTTCCATGTACACTTTCCATGTCCACTTTCCATGTACATACGAGATATGTTTAAACATGAAGACCGGATTGACACGAGATGTCCTTCTTGGTATTTTAAAAAGGCAAAGTGCGAGACACATAGCCCATCTGACTGCTCCCCTAGTCAGGTACATGCCTAAAATAGTGAACCGGAAATGACATAACCTAAAACAACACGTGCGTGACAcgaagtttttttctttttggttgttataaaaatcgtttatttgGCTTGTAGGCCCTGAGGACGGTACAATCCATGAAGACGACGCAGCACGCGAGGATGACACAGGCCCAGAAGacaacgacgacgacgacgtgCCCTCGGACGCAGCTCCTGATACCGAGGCAGACACTGAAGGGCACATCCAACCACAACCGAACCCATTGCTGCTAGCACTGGGGCTAGATGAGGTAACCCCAAATAGATGGGGACCAAACATTTTAGCCGAATTGGCATCTAAATGGTCAGAAACCCTCAAAAATGGCATTAGAAAAGAGGAAAAAGAACTCATGCTCAAGGCATACCTAGTGCCAGAAAACTGCCAGCTCCTGTCACCTCCATTATTAAATGGAGAGGTAAACGCAGCTATCAATGAAGCCTGCAAAAATCGTGACAAAACTTTAGCTAACAAACAAAAGGAACTCGGATTAGCCTTGACAGCGCTTGGACTGGCCATTACAGAATTACTTAAGGAATCTCCAGACAACATCAAGATAATGAAACTTCTTAGCGACACTGGCCGCATATTAACTGACTTACACCATGGAGAAAATATCACAAGGAAAGTGTTAATAGCACCATTACTTGacaaaaaattttcaaaaatgactGAAGAAGTGACAAGAGATGAGTTTCTGTTTGGTACAAACTTGTCAGACCGAATAAAAGACAAAATCACAATAGAAAAGTCCAGCCAGCAAATCAAACGACCCCAACCAATACCTACAAAGCCAGCACCCCGACAGGGAAACTGGAATGGTCCGCCTCGTGCATATACACAGTCGAAGATGATGGGTCGAGGCGGACTACGACGTCCAGCTCCACCATCATCCCAACAGAAGAAGCCTGCACAGCCCTCAGCACGACGTCCACAGGCACACCGTCCGGAGAGGAGCTACCAGCGTGCTCGGGGTCGGCGATAAATAACTTACAGGTACATGCAGGAAACCTCACACACTACATTAGGTGTTGGAGTATCCTAACTAAAGACCATCATATTTTACAATGGATACAGGGTTATGAAATTCCCTTTCATAAAATACCCACACAGACTACGCTACCAAATATACCTGACCTGAATGATAAAAACTTACAGGAAGCCATATCTAACCTCTTATTTTTAGGTGCAATACAACCATGTAACGACACACCTGGGCAGTACTTATCCCATATATTTCTGGTTCCCAAGCCAAATGGAAAATTtcgttttatattaaatttaaaaccctTAAATAAATTTGTGTATACAACACACTTTAAAATGGAGGATATTCGAACCTCTATCAGACTTATTGACAAAAATCATTACATGACAACAATAGACTTAAAAGAGGCCTACCTCTTGGTCCCTATTGCAGATCaccatagaaaatatttaagattTAGATTTGATAAATTGTATGAATTTAAAGCATTGCCCTATGGCCTTTGTACGGCTCCTAACACTTTTACAAAACTTTTAAAACCAGTAATTACCTACTTTCGTAAATTAGGATATATTGTTGTAAATTACCTTGATGACATACAATGTATAGCTGCTTCATATGCAGAATGTAAAGCTAACACAGCACATATAATTCAAGTCCTCAAATGCTTAggtttcataataaattatgataaaagTAAAATGCAACCTTCAAGGCAATGTacatttttaggttttttaattaattcacaaaGCTTAACACTGCACTTACCAGTTGAAAAACAATTAAGAATTAGAGATCTAATTGAcaatatttcatcaaaaaaatctttaaaaattagGGATTGTGCTCAAATACTTGGAACATTAACTGCAGCTTGCCCGGCTGTGTCCTATGGCTGGCTGTATACAAAGCTGCTGGAAAGAGACaaatacctagcattattaGATTCTGATGACAACTATAATGCAACAATGAATTTGTCTCCAGACTCTAGATTAGATTTACAATGGTGGTATAGAAACATACAGCATAAATACCAATCATTTGAACTCCAAGACTATGTATTGGAAATATTCACTGATGCATCCCTTTTAAAATGGGGAGCACATTGTAACGGGGAAACAATAGGTGGTTTTTGGAGTGAATCTGAAAAGAAAAACCACATTAATTCACTAGAATTAATGGCAGCTTATTTTGGACTACTttcattagcaaaaaacaaatCAGACTGCCATATTCTAATGCGTATTGATAATACAACTGCCATagcatgtataaataaaatgggCAGTGTTCAGTATGAACACTTCAATCAAATAACCAGAAAGATATGGCAATGGTGTGAGCAGAAAAACATCTGGCTGTATGCATCATACATACGGTCTGAGGAGAATACTGAAGCCGATAGGGAAtccagaaataataatatagatactGAGTGGGAATTAGCCAGTTatgcatttaataaaataactaagacTTTGGGTAAACCCAACATAGACTTGTTTGCCAACAGAACCAATGCAAAATGTGACAAATATATATCATGGAAAAAAGACCCTTTGGCATATAAGATAGATGCATTCACAGACAACTGGTCCAAACATTTCTTCTACGCTTTCCCTCCCTTTTGCATGATCACTAAATTCTTTCAAAAATTGAAAACTGACAAGGCAAAAGGCATTTTAGTTTTCCCTATGTGGCATTCCCAGGCTTGGTATCctctaataaataaacatttagtgTCCGAACTGATTATATTTAAGCCAAACAATAACTTGCTTTTATCTCCACTTAGAACACAACATCATCTGAGCCACCGGCTTACCCTGGCTGCAGGCATCTTCTGCGGCAAGCATTCCAGCAAAGAGGTTTGCCAGAGAACTCATTAGAAGTAATGCTGTCATCCTTGGCACAAGGTACTATGAAACAATATAATACTACTTATAAAAATGGTGGATATTTTGTCATCAACACAATATTGATAAGTTTCTAGCTACAACACCTCATGTGATGTCATTCCTATCTCAAGAATTCAACTCTGGCGCCTGTTACGCCACATTAAACTCTGATCGTTCTGCCCTCTCCTTGCTTATAGACTCTAAAATTGGGACTGATATGTGCATAAAGAGGTTCCTGAAGGGTGCATACCGGCTAAGACCATCTCTAcccaaatatacacacacatgGGACCCGGATATTGTGCTTGGTTTCTTAAACAAACTAGATACATCTGTTCTTAGTTTAGATAATCTGTCTCGTAAGCTTGTCACATTACTTTCCCTCTCTACTGCACATCGTGTGCAAACGATCTCATCTATTAAAGTGAATGACATTCATATTAACAATGACAATGTTACCATATTAATAACAGATATAATTAAGACATCAGTTTCTACTAGAAAAACATGTACATTATACTTACCTTACTTTGAAAATCCACAATTATGTCCAGCAAAAACTCTAATTGCATACCTAGATAAGACAAAGTTGTTAAGGAATCAGGAAAACTATCTTATTTTGACATCTAAGCGGCCTTATAAAAAGGCATCTTCACAAACAGTGAGTCGCTGGATCAAGGAAGTATTAAAGCTTAGCGGCATTGATACTTCCTTGTTCTCGTCACATAGTACCAGACATGCAGCTACGTCCAAAGCAAATAATAGAGGAGTTTCtttagatattattaaaaagaCAGCAGGATGGTCATCAAGATCTCTTGTTTTTGCAAAGCATTACAATTTACCAGTTACACCTATGGTAGACACTACATTTGCTAATTCTGTCTTAAGCTGctctaataattaataataataaaaaaaaaaaaaaaaaaaaaaaaaaaaaataataataaataagacaaTTATGATTGTAGTTGAGTTTGGGAACTTTTGTACCTTATAGGTGTGTAGGTAGTAtaagttgtattaaaataattaagaacctACAACCtcagattattaattaaaaaacatggGCATGTGTTCAGTATTTTAGGTTTAACAAGGATATAGAGTAAAccctattttctattttttgtcCCAACTGGGAAAGTTGATTAAGTACCAATAACTATTATTGATCTCAATTAAATTTAAGGAAAAGactgttttgtttattataaaaactttatttgtgtaaaataaaaacctattaaataatatacagttttaattataaatgggTCTCCCCCATAGATATTTGCCAACACTAGCTCTAAATATCTACatgttaatttacttattatctCGAGGATGAAAcgtgaaacaaaattaataaatcagaCGAACTTACCCTAAGTGATGTCTGATGATAATTTTGTGAACGTTTCATCCGAAGAGATAATAACCCTCCCATTTAAACAATCTTACCCCTCCACTTGTATTCCTTCTAGTATTGGCAAAAAtaataccactccttgcagtcgggtaaaaagggtGTGTAGTAGGTATATGCCTGTGTCGTTCCCAGAGATATATAGCTACACACACCCataatatacatacatgcatacacaTGTAGGTATTCTAGCTTACATGCTAAGTTTAGAATCTGGATAGATACTAATCTAGATAGTATCTATCTAGATTCTAGACTTAATAGCTCTAAAAAAGTGACATAATAGAAGGGAGCTGTTTATGGTAAAGAGTGACCAgagacaataaatatttttatttttctagatacTCTTAAAAACGCGGCATCCAGTACCGTAAAGTCGATACTACatgttaatttacttattatctCTTCGGATGAAACGTTCACAAAATTATCATCAGACATCACTTAGGGTAAGTTCGtctgatttattaattatatttatttgcacacTTACCCGCCTAACTGTCTTACAATAAGGACTTGATACATTTAATTAGGCTAAAAACATCCCCTTTGGTGTAAAATTACTCCTAAGGACCGTGTAGCACCTTTAAGAAGATCATAACCGTCAATCAATTCTCAACCTAAATCAAAACAGTGACGCTTTAAATTTCCTTGCGCTTGAATGGACTTAAGGTATTAGGATGCGTAGGAGTGGTTACCATCTTCAATGTCGCaaattatgtagattacttttgCTAAGTTGTTTAGAAGGCACCTAAAGCGGCATGAGGGGAATTAGAGTCGTTATAGATAATTGAAAATCATTACGTTCATCTAATTACGGGTATCAAGTGAAGGTTGTAACTAAATATCTGTGGCTTGAGAAGAGCTGCTATGATTTTAGTTATATAacattataagaaaataattattctttttaaatataactattGCTGAGATTTAATAACTAGTCTTTCCTCAAAAGAATCCGTGGAAATTCCCATCAATCACATAGATAATTTTCCTAACGTTGCAtaaattttttgataattttttttttttgataattttttttttagtttgaatTGTTTTATGGTTTATGGTTTACCTTTAGGCAGTAATGCATACTAACACTAGAGTTAAGGTAACTCTATATACTAACTACTAACTCTGACatgtaattactttattttgattttgattatgtaatttaaaatattgttgtcttgttaATATGAAGCcttgagttttgaaataaatattattattattatttagaaaagttTATACAGGTAGTCAAGTcttattacattttatattatttattcttttttttattattttttcgcaTAAAGagaagaaaacttaaaaaatggaTGAAATTTCCGTGAGAATTCCTAAGAATTTATAACTCTAGAGACATGCAATTTTGCACGGGTGTTTTTCTTACGAAACAAATGAAGGCAAAAATGAGATTCTTgagatttttttactaaattatagAACTTTTGGAATTATGGAACTTCAACTATTGCACATTGTGGTTATTAATACGAGTAAATGCCACGGGTAAAAGCTAATAAAgttaaacattttattgttcTGTAGTGCTGAGTCCACTCCTTTCAGCCGTTAGGTTTAGTGcacgttttaatatttttttaagtgacaataaattattgttttcttttgtttagttttataacac encodes:
- the LOC141435892 gene encoding uncharacterized protein; its protein translation is MKRIKVRERKAVMCVHCSRGAQHEARQEIAHRQNNSPAKRPEDGTIHEDDAAREDDTGPEDNDDDDVPSDAAPDTEADTEGHIQPQPNPLLLALGLDEVTPNRWGPNILAELASKWSETLKNGIRKEEKELMLKAYLVPENCQLLSPPLLNGEVNAAINEACKNRDKTLANKQKELGLALTALGLAITELLKESPDNIKIMKLLSDTGRILTDLHHGENITRKVLIAPLLDKKFSKMTEEVTRDEFLFGTNLSDRIKDKITIEKSSQQIKRPQPIPTKPAPRQGNWNGPPRAYTQSKMMGRGGLRRPAPPSSQQKKPAQPSARRPQAHRPERSYQRARGRR